A region of Deltaproteobacteria bacterium DNA encodes the following proteins:
- a CDS encoding 4-alpha-glucanotransferase: MQAIQRLYSGSSRGACVLARAGHEYSAMKAAPGGDLALVGGTIHPGPGDQVVRDGTVLVRDGVIESVGHPPVPSAVQRIDCSGCAVTAGLWNSHVHFFERMWAGAEAIPPTELDRQLRDAFTAYGFTSVFDTGSMWANTRCIRDRIESGEVPGPRIRSTGEGLLPAGGLPPDIVLAMMGVMKFPAPEIADAAQATAAARKLLEDGVDAIKLFVSTPRSGSLPENAIRAAVDAAHDTGRPAFVHPNSAADVLAALRAGVDVIAHTTPDSGAWDSPMLAAIAERRAALTPTLALWRQFARHDRVSARERIAVIAAGQVRAWIGAGGTVLFGTDLGAVDPDPSPEYASMAEAGMTFTQILASLTTAPAERFGVSQRLGRIAPGLRADIAIFEGDPSRDIRALAKARYTVRAGKVIHRTH, encoded by the coding sequence ATGCAAGCCATCCAGCGACTCTATTCCGGATCGTCGCGTGGCGCTTGCGTTCTCGCGCGGGCGGGTCATGAGTACTCTGCGATGAAGGCTGCGCCCGGGGGAGATCTGGCTCTGGTGGGCGGGACCATCCATCCCGGCCCTGGCGACCAGGTCGTCCGCGACGGCACGGTGCTGGTGCGAGACGGCGTCATCGAGTCGGTCGGTCATCCTCCGGTTCCATCCGCTGTACAGCGGATCGACTGCTCGGGCTGCGCCGTCACCGCCGGCCTCTGGAACAGCCACGTTCATTTCTTCGAGCGGATGTGGGCGGGGGCGGAAGCGATCCCTCCAACGGAGCTGGACCGGCAGCTCCGGGACGCCTTCACCGCGTACGGGTTCACCAGCGTGTTCGACACCGGTTCGATGTGGGCGAACACGCGGTGCATCCGGGATCGCATCGAGTCCGGGGAGGTGCCGGGACCGCGGATTCGCTCGACCGGCGAAGGCCTGCTCCCGGCCGGCGGCCTGCCGCCGGACATCGTCCTCGCCATGATGGGCGTCATGAAATTCCCGGCCCCGGAGATCGCGGACGCCGCGCAGGCCACCGCTGCCGCGCGAAAGCTTCTCGAGGATGGCGTGGATGCCATCAAGCTGTTCGTGTCTACACCGCGCAGCGGCTCCCTTCCGGAGAACGCCATCCGCGCGGCGGTCGACGCCGCCCACGATACGGGCAGACCCGCGTTCGTCCACCCGAACAGCGCCGCCGACGTGCTCGCCGCACTGCGCGCCGGAGTCGACGTCATCGCGCACACGACGCCGGATTCCGGCGCATGGGATTCGCCGATGCTCGCCGCCATCGCGGAACGGCGGGCGGCGTTGACGCCGACGCTCGCGCTGTGGAGGCAGTTCGCTCGTCACGACCGTGTCTCGGCGCGCGAACGCATCGCCGTCATTGCAGCGGGGCAGGTGCGGGCGTGGATCGGGGCCGGCGGCACAGTCCTCTTCGGAACTGACCTGGGCGCGGTCGATCCAGACCCGTCACCGGAATATGCGTCGATGGCTGAAGCGGGAATGACCTTCACCCAGATCCTGGCCTCGCTGACGACCGCGCCGGCGGAGCGGTTTGGGGTATCGCAACGCCTCGGCCGGATCGCGCCCGGCCTCCGTGCCGACATTGCCATCTTCGAAGGCGACCCCTCGCGGGACATCCGCGCCCTGG
- a CDS encoding SRPBCC family protein has protein sequence MACIRKELLLDARPEDVWSAVRDFGAPHEKLVPGVLVDSRLEPGARVVTFANGLVVRELLVELNDETRRLCWTARGGRATHHNASMQVYADGARTRFVWVTDVLPDEIVPAISALVEAGAAAIRRKLERPR, from the coding sequence ATGGCTTGCATCCGGAAAGAACTGCTGCTCGACGCGCGGCCGGAGGACGTCTGGTCGGCCGTGCGCGATTTCGGCGCGCCGCACGAGAAGCTCGTTCCGGGCGTGCTGGTGGACTCGCGGCTCGAACCGGGCGCGCGCGTCGTGACGTTTGCCAACGGGCTGGTCGTTCGCGAGTTGCTCGTCGAGCTGAACGACGAAACGCGCCGCCTTTGCTGGACGGCGCGCGGTGGCCGCGCCACGCATCACAACGCGTCGATGCAGGTGTACGCCGACGGCGCACGCACGCGGTTCGTCTGGGTCACCGACGTGCTCCCCGACGAGATTGTGCCGGCGATCTCCGCCCTCGTCGAAGCGGGCGCTGCGGCCATCCGGCGCAAGCTCGAACGCCCTCGCTGA